A part of Candidatus Sulfotelmatobacter sp. genomic DNA contains:
- a CDS encoding T9SS type A sorting domain-containing protein, translating into MNFLLARLFRDGSRGAFAGLLAAIPLGVLLVAIGAVRSAANPLFAPPVSYVTGFYPYSVAIGDLNGDGKRDVAVANYDANTVSVLLGNGDGTLSAKTDFATGDGPSAVAIADMNGDNKPDLVVADFGPCCSFPGSVSVLLGHGDGIFGVKTDFATANGPWHLAIGDFNGDGKRDVATASNFSDLSNSVSVLLGNGDGTLNAHTDYPTGTGPRSVAIGDLNGDGRPDLAVANKDAGSVSVKFGNGDGSLGAGFELDAGSNPRSVAIGDVNGDFKRDLAVAKTGTDPDYLGSVAVRLGNGDGTFGSSIDYATGNAPSSVAIGDLNGDGHPDLVTANLYGSFPINDGSVSVLLGNGDGTFQPKTDYATDSGPISVAVADLSGDLKPEVATANPDAHTVSVLLNIGVPSASVEPGGARLELALQGCVPNPSRRLNVSFTLPDSRPATLEVYDVSGREVDRMEVGGLGAGRHTVTLGSSGKLAPGVYLVHLIQAEHRRVARAIVLR; encoded by the coding sequence ATGAACTTTCTTCTCGCCAGGTTGTTTCGCGACGGGTCGCGCGGTGCGTTCGCGGGCCTGCTTGCCGCAATTCCCCTGGGCGTCCTGCTGGTCGCCATCGGCGCCGTGCGGAGCGCCGCCAATCCGCTGTTCGCGCCGCCCGTTTCGTACGTGACGGGCTTCTACCCCTACTCGGTGGCGATTGGCGACCTGAACGGGGACGGCAAGCGCGACGTCGCGGTCGCGAACTACGACGCCAATACGGTTTCGGTGCTGCTCGGCAACGGCGACGGAACGCTGAGCGCGAAGACCGACTTCGCCACCGGCGACGGCCCCAGCGCCGTGGCGATCGCCGACATGAACGGCGACAACAAACCCGATCTGGTGGTCGCGGACTTCGGCCCGTGCTGCAGCTTCCCGGGATCGGTCTCGGTGCTGCTCGGCCATGGCGACGGAATCTTCGGAGTAAAGACCGATTTCGCCACCGCGAATGGTCCCTGGCACCTTGCGATCGGCGATTTCAACGGCGACGGCAAGCGCGACGTGGCGACTGCCAGCAACTTTTCGGACCTCTCCAACTCGGTCTCCGTGTTGCTTGGCAACGGTGACGGGACGCTCAACGCTCACACCGACTACCCCACCGGCACCGGTCCGCGATCCGTGGCGATCGGCGATCTGAACGGCGACGGCCGGCCTGATCTGGCGGTGGCGAACAAGGACGCGGGCTCGGTTTCGGTGAAATTCGGCAATGGCGACGGAAGCTTGGGGGCGGGATTCGAGCTCGACGCCGGGAGCAATCCTCGGTCGGTAGCCATCGGCGATGTGAACGGCGACTTCAAGCGCGACCTGGCCGTCGCGAAAACCGGCACCGACCCCGACTATCTTGGCTCGGTCGCAGTGCGGCTCGGGAACGGCGACGGGACCTTCGGCTCGAGCATCGACTACGCGACGGGCAACGCGCCCAGCTCGGTGGCCATCGGAGATCTCAATGGCGATGGCCATCCCGATCTGGTGACGGCGAACCTCTACGGCTCGTTTCCGATCAACGATGGGTCGGTCTCGGTGCTGCTCGGCAACGGCGACGGCACCTTCCAACCGAAGACGGACTACGCCACCGATAGCGGGCCCATTTCGGTCGCGGTCGCAGATCTGAGTGGGGACCTGAAGCCCGAGGTGGCCACCGCGAACCCTGACGCCCATACGGTCTCGGTGCTGCTGAACATTGGAGTCCCATCCGCCTCAGTCGAACCCGGCGGCGCGCGCCTCGAGCTGGCGCTCCAGGGTTGCGTGCCGAATCCGAGCCGAAGGCTCAACGTGAGCTTCACGCTCCCCGACTCGCGGCCGGCGACGCTCGAAGTCTACGACGTGAGCGGGCGCGAGGTGGATCGCATGGAAGTGGGCGGCCTCGGGGCCGGCCGGCATACCGTGACGCTGGGAAGTTCGGGGAAGCTCGCGCCCGGGGTCTACCTCGTCCACCTGATTCAGGCGGAACACAGGAGAGTCGCGCGCGCCATCGTGCTTCGATAG